One window of the Actinomycetes bacterium genome contains the following:
- a CDS encoding peroxidase family protein — translation GGGFGNVSAGYTYLGQFFDHDLTFDRTTVALGENVPLAQLLQARSPSLDLDSLYGAGPSDPESARFYKDDRHLKMGKTVAIDPDPAHAGHDLPRGAGTTQKQKRKAVIPDPRNDENLAVAQTHTAFIRFHNRLVDTLPASTAAAQRFTRARELAVKHYQWMIWHDYLPRIMAKSVLNSVMSGGRKLVEPSADPTDMPAMPVEFSVAAFRLGHSMIRRSYNWNARFPDGQGTLDFLFIFSGTGGDLLGGLRLPSNWIADWRRMYDLAGETGRADLAAPGGLNKAMRIDSALVNPLANLPTGSFGGPVVPFGDPIANLAFRNLTRAKMLRLASGQQMAALLRQRGVPVTTLTRAQLRTGSNGASLDGLTATQRDSVLAKTPLWFYVLREAEMNGGKLKGVGARIVAETVHRAMEGSRFSIVRDEAFRPTLGPDSTTFRMSDLLMFAFDRKKALLAPLT, via the coding sequence GGCGGCGGCTTCGGGAACGTTTCCGCGGGCTACACGTACCTCGGCCAGTTCTTCGACCACGACCTCACGTTCGACCGCACGACGGTCGCGCTCGGCGAGAACGTCCCGCTCGCTCAGCTGCTGCAGGCGCGCTCGCCGAGCCTCGACCTCGACTCGCTGTACGGCGCCGGCCCGTCGGACCCGGAGTCGGCCAGGTTCTACAAGGACGACCGCCACCTCAAGATGGGCAAGACCGTGGCGATCGATCCCGATCCCGCGCACGCCGGCCATGACCTGCCGCGCGGCGCCGGGACGACGCAGAAGCAGAAGCGCAAGGCCGTCATCCCCGACCCGCGCAACGACGAGAACCTCGCCGTGGCCCAGACGCACACCGCGTTCATCCGCTTCCACAACCGGCTGGTCGACACGCTGCCGGCGTCGACGGCCGCGGCCCAGCGCTTCACCCGCGCCCGCGAGCTGGCGGTCAAGCACTACCAGTGGATGATCTGGCACGACTACCTGCCGCGGATCATGGCGAAGAGCGTGCTCAACAGCGTGATGTCCGGCGGGCGCAAGCTGGTCGAGCCGTCGGCCGACCCCACGGACATGCCGGCCATGCCGGTCGAGTTCTCGGTCGCCGCGTTCCGCCTCGGCCACAGCATGATCCGCCGGTCGTACAACTGGAACGCGCGCTTCCCGGACGGCCAGGGCACGTTGGACTTCCTCTTCATCTTCTCGGGCACCGGCGGTGACCTGCTCGGCGGGCTGCGGCTGCCGAGCAACTGGATCGCGGACTGGCGACGGATGTACGACCTCGCCGGTGAGACGGGGCGGGCCGACCTCGCGGCACCCGGTGGGCTGAACAAGGCGATGCGGATCGACTCGGCGCTGGTCAACCCGCTGGCCAACCTGCCGACCGGATCGTTCGGCGGGCCGGTGGTGCCCTTCGGCGACCCGATCGCCAACCTGGCCTTCCGCAACCTGACCCGGGCCAAGATGCTGCGCCTGGCCAGCGGGCAGCAGATGGCCGCCCTGCTGCGGCAGCGCGGGGTGCCGGTGACCACGCTGACGAGGGCCCAGCTGCGCACCGGCAGCAACGGGGCCTCGCTCGACGGCCTGACCGCGACCCAGCGCGACTCCGTGCTGGCCAAGACCCCGCTGTGGTTCTACGTGCTGCGCGAAGCCGAAATGAACGGCGGCAAGCTCAAGGGCGTCGGTGCCCGGATCGTCGCCGAGACGGTGCACCGCGCGATGGAGGGCAGCCGGTTCTCGATCG